One part of the Rothia sp. ZJ932 genome encodes these proteins:
- the rimM gene encoding ribosome maturation factor RimM (Essential for efficient processing of 16S rRNA), giving the protein MQVLVARIGKPHGIRGEVTVQLFTDNPEERFAAGETLQIRDFDPTSPVGSLLPAGELTVASARWNKKILVVKFNEVTSRNDAEALRDSYLEFDSSTDTNEDSFYEHDLIGLPVYRIADVPEGELPSGDALGKVTGLQTMPTQDLLLFELAVNGEEVMIPFVEELVPELDLDEGFVLIDPPAGLIEMALDDEAPEDE; this is encoded by the coding sequence ATGCAGGTACTTGTAGCTCGCATCGGTAAGCCCCACGGTATTCGTGGTGAGGTCACCGTTCAGCTGTTCACCGATAACCCCGAGGAACGTTTTGCAGCCGGTGAGACCCTGCAGATTCGCGACTTCGACCCCACCAGCCCCGTAGGTTCCCTGCTGCCGGCGGGGGAGTTGACGGTCGCGTCCGCCCGGTGGAACAAAAAAATTCTTGTGGTGAAGTTCAACGAAGTCACCAGCCGCAATGACGCTGAGGCGCTGCGCGATAGCTACCTTGAGTTCGACTCTTCAACCGATACCAACGAAGACAGCTTCTACGAGCACGACCTCATCGGTCTGCCTGTCTACCGTATCGCAGATGTACCCGAAGGTGAACTGCCTTCCGGCGACGCTCTGGGTAAAGTCACCGGGTTGCAGACCATGCCCACCCAAGATCTTCTGCTCTTTGAACTGGCTGTCAATGGCGAAGAAGTGATGATTCCCTTCGTGGAGGAACTGGTACCTGAACTCGATCTCGACGAGGGATTTGTGCTCATCGACCCGCCCGCCGGGCTCATTGAAATGGCGCTCGATGATGAAGCACCCGAGGATGAATAA
- the trmD gene encoding tRNA (guanosine(37)-N1)-methyltransferase TrmD: MRYDVVTIFPEYLEPLRLSLLGKAQETGLVKLNLHNLRDFAFDRHKTVDDTPYGGGAGMVMKPEPWGLALNSILEDAQTVTGEGNPCEGADARPLLVVPSPAGQVFDQALAYEWAEQEKHIVFAPARYEGIDERVLDWAQESFRVLPVSLGDYVLYGGEVAVMAMIEAVTRLIPGAMGNPESLEEESHTGGLLEYPVYTKPATWRERTVPDVLLSGNHAAIARWRRNQQIERTFARRFDMIENYPETNWDKKDRALLNDLRAQRNRAAKEARRSA, from the coding sequence GTGCGCTACGACGTTGTAACGATTTTCCCTGAATACCTAGAGCCACTACGCCTCTCACTCTTGGGCAAAGCGCAAGAGACCGGTCTGGTGAAACTCAATCTTCACAACCTGCGCGACTTCGCCTTTGACCGCCACAAAACTGTAGATGACACCCCCTACGGTGGTGGTGCGGGCATGGTTATGAAACCCGAACCCTGGGGGCTGGCTCTCAACAGTATCTTGGAAGACGCTCAAACAGTAACAGGTGAGGGTAACCCCTGCGAAGGGGCGGACGCGCGTCCGTTGCTGGTCGTGCCCTCACCGGCAGGTCAGGTGTTTGATCAGGCGCTTGCCTATGAGTGGGCTGAGCAAGAGAAACATATTGTTTTTGCTCCTGCCCGCTACGAGGGCATTGATGAACGAGTGCTGGATTGGGCGCAGGAATCCTTTAGAGTTCTACCCGTGTCTTTGGGTGACTACGTGCTTTACGGCGGTGAAGTTGCCGTGATGGCAATGATTGAGGCAGTGACGCGGCTGATTCCCGGTGCTATGGGCAACCCCGAGTCTTTAGAAGAAGAATCGCACACCGGCGGCTTGCTAGAGTATCCGGTCTACACCAAACCAGCTACCTGGCGCGAGCGCACGGTACCCGATGTGCTGCTGTCGGGTAACCACGCAGCCATTGCGCGGTGGCGTCGTAACCAGCAGATTGAGCGTACCTTCGCCCGACGGTTCGACATGATCGAGAATTACCCAGAAACTAACTGGGACAAAAAAGACCGCGCCCTGCTTAATGATTTGAGAGCCCAACGCAACCGGGCGGCGAAAGAAGCTCGACGGTCTGCTTAA